The segment ACATTGATTTCCATCATTTCGCCTTTCATTGGTGCAGAAGCCCATACTGAAACTTTAGTGCCATCTGATAGCATTCCTGTTGCTGATGCTGCACCTTCCATGTGCATCATATCATCGTCACCATGATCGTCTTCTTCAGCTCCTACTTCTTGTACTATGATCAAACCTTTCATCCAAGGATGAACCATACAGAAATAAGGAATTTCACCTACTGTCTCTGGAGTATATTCAAATGAATTTGCTGCCATTAACAATCCTGTATCAAACTCTCCACTTGGACCATCCTCTGCAGTACCTGCTGTGAATGTATGTGCTGCAGTGTCTGTATTTGACATAATCACTTTGCCACCAACATCGACTGTTGCAGTGCTTGGAATGTAACATCCATCTGCAGTATCTTCACATCCTGGAGCTCCAGAACCTGCTGCTGGTGTAATTGTGACTTCTGAATGATCTGCAAAAGCAGCTGGTGTCATTGTGACCATCCCTGCTGCAATAGCAAATAGTACGAAGATTGAGCTAAATGCTTTTGTCTTCATTAAACAGACTACCCCTTCGGATACATAAAAACCTCACTGGAAATTCCAGAATTAGAATTAGTTCTTTCTAAACTGGTACAACTTTAGAATTCCAAATAACGGAATTCCAATATACATTCCGATATTTAGTAAAACTATAGAGATTCCATATCCAAGCATTTCTTGCTCTGAATCAATCTCTGCATAATTTAGTAGAGATAATGATGAAAGCATTGGAGTTAGTGTTATTTTCATAATTTCTTTGAAAAATGGATGTTCTCTCTCAAAGTCTGCTACACTTGGTGAAAATGAATAATACAGTTGATTGAATCCTGTCATAAATACTGTCCCTGAATTTGTTTTGAGAACTGTGTTGTCTCTGAGTTCTCTTAATTGTTGAACCTGTGGAGATAATTCAGATCCAAACGTAGCTGTTGCAATTAAACAACCACCGTTTTCTTCATTATTTGGTGGAGTTGGTTGAGCATGTGCTTCACCTACAGCAATATCAAATGATACTGTTTCAGGTGGAATTGGTTGGAATAATATTCCTTCAATGTTAAAATTCATTGAATATACCCCTTCACCTAAATTAAATTCAATTGGAATTTTTACAGAACCTACTGAAGTATGTGTTAGTGGAATCGGACCAAATACATTTTCCCCATCTTTGTCAACTGAAATGGAATAATCAATATGCTCTTGAATTTTTTGTGTTTGAGGATTGATAAAATCAATATTTATTTTTGTTTGAGTATTTAGCTCTATTGGTTCATATGTTAATTTAACATCAAGTGTTCCTTTCTCAGTTGGTAAAGTTTGAGTCTCTGCAAAAGCTGGAATAATTAATAGTGGAATTAACAATAATGCAAGAAGAATTTTCATGAATTAATTCTCCTAATCAACAATAAAAATTCTACTCTATATACTCACAAAAAAAATTATCATGCTTAGAAATGCTATGCCAGCTTTAAATATGGATTTTACACACTTTATTTGTTGTACAACAAGTTTTTCCTACTAATTGCTTTAGTTGGTATTTTTACAATTCCTGCGATTATTCCTGACGCATTTGCACATGGACTAGGGGGAGATCAAGCTCCACCATTGAGTTTTGGAGATATGAAAGTCACAGTTCGTACTGATTTGACTCCAGCAGATATTACAATTGGAGATGTTGATGATGTTAATATGAAAATCAGATTCTTTGATACATTAACAGATACTACTTTAGAAAAAGTAACTTATAGAATTGAAGTTTGGAGAAGTGGAGAATTACTTGCACGTAATCTATTTTATGATATGGATGGACGTTTAGATGTTGATATTCGTCCCAAATCTGATTGCACAAAAGATGAACTATGGAAATGTACCATTTATGGTGGATCTGAACATGTCAGTGCACCTGGTGCATTGTATGTGCAAGGAGAAGCATGCAATGATAATAATTTAGATACTTGTGCACGCCCAACAATTACAGGTCCAATTTTTGATAAAGGCGGACTATATAATATTAGAATAGATATTGAGGCTGCAACCAGTCCAAAAGTAGTTCTTGCAAATTTACTTAGTTATGATACATTTGTTAGTATTGCCCAAGAACAAGATTTTGTAATTAAAACTGCAAATGCCGAAGAAATTCCAGTTATTGTAAAAACATACTATGATGAAGTTAAAAACTTTGAATTTGATAAAACAGATAACTCTATAAATTTTGATATGCCTTTTGATTGGACACCAAGTTATGTTGATTTAGTTCAAGTAGTACATGAAGAAGTAAGAGTTCCAAAATCGTTTACACCATATGCAGAAGGAAAACAATTCAAAGGATATGTAAATGGAATTGAAATTGATCAACGAGCTTTACTAAATGATCCATATTCTTATGATGATACAAATGTAGTTCATTTCCTAGTGACAAAAAAGGAATTACAAAAAATTAATGATTCTCTAGGTCCTGAAAATCACAACAGTGGAATAATGGAATTAAAGTTAGTTCCATTAGATGAAACTTCTAAAAGTTCTACTGAATTCTATCTAGTTGATTCAAAAACCTTTGAGAAAGTTCCAACTACAGTAAATATCTCATGGGATGGCAAATATGGTGCCAATCAAGAAATTCCATTTGAATTTACCTTCTTTAATGAAAACGGAGGACTAATCAAAGATGTAAGATATGGGTATGCTGTTTTAGATTCTAATGATAATGAAATTACTAGA is part of the Nitrosopumilus sp. genome and harbors:
- a CDS encoding CFI-box-CTERM domain-containing protein translates to MKILLALLLIPLLIIPAFAETQTLPTEKGTLDVKLTYEPIELNTQTKINIDFINPQTQKIQEHIDYSISVDKDGENVFGPIPLTHTSVGSVKIPIEFNLGEGVYSMNFNIEGILFQPIPPETVSFDIAVGEAHAQPTPPNNEENGGCLIATATFGSELSPQVQQLRELRDNTVLKTNSGTVFMTGFNQLYYSFSPSVADFEREHPFFKEIMKITLTPMLSSLSLLNYAEIDSEQEMLGYGISIVLLNIGMYIGIPLFGILKLYQFRKN
- a CDS encoding peptidase, translated to MYNKFFLLIALVGIFTIPAIIPDAFAHGLGGDQAPPLSFGDMKVTVRTDLTPADITIGDVDDVNMKIRFFDTLTDTTLEKVTYRIEVWRSGELLARNLFYDMDGRLDVDIRPKSDCTKDELWKCTIYGGSEHVSAPGALYVQGEACNDNNLDTCARPTITGPIFDKGGLYNIRIDIEAATSPKVVLANLLSYDTFVSIAQEQDFVIKTANAEEIPVIVKTYYDEVKNFEFDKTDNSINFDMPFDWTPSYVDLVQVVHEEVRVPKSFTPYAEGKQFKGYVNGIEIDQRALLNDPYSYDDTNVVHFLVTKKELQKINDSLGPENHNSGIMELKLVPLDETSKSSTEFYLVDSKTFEKVPTTVNISWDGKYGANQEIPFEFTFFNENGGLIKDVRYGYAVLDSNDNEITRNVGTDTVSPGIVSIEGLDIQRIFVPSEGQIRIDVWVYGTGLDYNPKYAGIGSAIIEVGPGSPMTSQKEQIPSWIKNNAGWWADGSIDDSSFVQGIQYLIKEGIMRIPPTTQGTGLASNEIPSWIKNNAGWWADGSIDDSSFVQGIQYLIKEGIMKIQS
- a CDS encoding PEFG-CTERM sorting domain-containing protein, which gives rise to MKTKAFSSIFVLFAIAAGMVTMTPAAFADHSEVTITPAAGSGAPGCEDTADGCYIPSTATVDVGGKVIMSNTDTAAHTFTAGTAEDGPSGEFDTGLLMAANSFEYTPETVGEIPYFCMVHPWMKGLIIVQEVGAEEDDHGDDDMMHMEGAASATGMLSDGTKVSVWASAPMKGEMMEINVEFEGSEHVNHDIMVKQNGKEVLNDKGAHHHDGKGMHKTAALASSDPVNITITFQGYGVNDPKTGPIGEVVVFSNVVPEFGTIAMMILAVAIISIVAVTAKSRVVPRF